The stretch of DNA caaagcagccccagaccatcacactgccaccaccatgtttgactgttggtatgatgttattttcatgaaatgctgtgttagttttatgccagatgtaaccggacacacaccttccaaaaagttcagcctctgtctcgtcagtccacagaatattttcccaaaagtcttggggatcatcaagatgttttttggcaaatgtgagacgagcctttgtgttctttttggtcagcagtggttttcgccttggaactctcccatggatgccatttttgcccagtctggttcttattgttgaatcatggacactgaccttcactgaggcaagtgaggcctgcagttctttagatgttgttctgccTTCTTTTGcgacctcttggatgagtcgtagctgcactcttggggtaattttggtcagccggccactcctgggaaggttcaccactgttccatgtTTTCACCATTTGTGGATATAGGCtttcactgtggttcactggagtcccAAAGCTCtagaaatggctttgtaaccttatccagactgatagatctcaATACATTTGTTCCTGAATTTCTATGGATCTCAGTGTGATGTCTAGCTTTTGGGGATCTTTTGgtctacttcactttgtcagagaggtcctatttaagtgatttatgattatgattatggtGATTACGATTGATTGAGAACAGgtatggcagtaatcaggcccgGGTGTGGCTAGAGAAATTgaactcagctgtgataaaccacagtgaagttatgttttaacagggggggcaaacactttttcacacagggccatgtaccCAGAGGAAAATTTTACTGCTCAAAGCTTGCTTTTCTACAGCTCCGGAGACAAAACTGAGATTCTTATTTCAGCctcattttggtttcattttagattctattttgtcttatatgtttctcctaaaattcactaggagaaataggtgagacaggacagtgagTAACAGGAGTCATATTTGAGACTTAAAGGAGACACCTTGCTAAACTCaatttactttcattttagactctatttttgtcttatatatttctcctaaaattcactaggagaaataggtgagacaggacagtgagcaaCAGGAGTCATATTTGAGACTTAAGGGTGACAGGCAACACTAAAGCTAGTAGGCAATACTGAGCAATACAAAAGCTAGTATGGAGATTttataatacatacatatatatatatatatatatatatatatatatatatatatatatatcagaggTCGCGTTAACCGAATATTTTCCGTCATTGACGGgtttttttaaacggtgacggaaaaatctgaacgccatctgtcattttgacagattgcaaTTCACACGCCTGACCACTTGGTGGCAATGACAGAGCTGATAGCAGTCCGGTGCCGTGCCAGTTCTCCGGCTTACCGGTGTGACTgcggaaaaaaaatctgggttcgcccagctttatctaacagacatatctctggatccaatagaagtgcagctttcgttctcaagCACACTAACATAGGCCtcctagccaatcagaagtagggctggggcgggacttgggtgttgacagTGAGGCGCTCCATGTACCATCCAAAGTGAGCCTCGTCAGCCTTCAGTGACAAATTGCagcccacaggatggaccgcaggttaaTGAAGTCCGGGGAAGACAGTAAGAATGTCTCTTGAACcgatgatgtcggcgccgacaggattcggcatgtctactttacatatcgatatctcctagaccgtttatgacacacagaaacttaaaaaaagtctgaaaccggagaaacggagctttgcgcctatatagagtgccattacggtaactccttaggactactgacacttcgaccgtccaatcacagaagagtccccggtgtATCACGTTTGTAATATCAGAGAATCAGTTCTGGTAATATGAACTTCTCagtaccgtaactcctgaaccaatggtgcgaccGAAAAAAAATGAGACGGTTTCTAagagcagagaaccggagctttccgatggtgtgcaaaatcactcagtcattgcacaattctgacaattctacaaccataaaaagcaaaataaatcaaggcggatttagtttaattgcagggttaataagaataaatggcgaTGGGCTTGGAATGGCAATggatagttacaagatagttaatatttcaaataatgtatatatgtatatctccatatcaactgtcccgtcacagctgatgtcagatcaaaggagattggcaccgtttgtgctgattgtgaggttttggtaatgtgcgccagccagccaaacttccactgcgccggctccgctccgccttgcgctgaaagtagacgtggtttcagatggcgagcttttggcgcacctcggcgaagccttttggcacgaaactgtcactgcgccaagccaaatctgtcggcacctccccccgctgcgccgccactcccatctcggcaaacctccgcctgcgaaacttggaaactgtccgcctctgccgtttcgccggtcgaaactagttctgcgcggggttcgcctcactgcgccaccccgcgctgcgccgggaaactagagcccatagtcTCTCCACTCAGAGAACCTAAGTTACCATATAACCATCCAGTCTGCACCATACGGCAGCCCTTTACTGACTGACTAGGAAGGGTAGATCCCCTCTACTTAAAGGCAAGGCCCCTCCCACTGGACCATACCATCTTTAATTGAACACAGGAACAAttcaattattttcaaacaaacaaaaacctttttaaGCCTATATACATAATTTAAGTACATTAAATCAGTCAATCACATTAAATTATTAACATAACACCATTATATGGTTACAATCtgcttttatacttttattcaCTGGGATGGTGCAGCATGAGTGGACTAAGCATGCTCCCTACTCATTAATCAGGCAGTATAAAAGGCTGCCTAAAGCTGTGCTTGGGTCTTTTGACACTGCCCAGACCCAGGAAGCACTGCGGTAAGAACAAGGAACACATTAGAAACaaacaactcaaaatatcaTTAACATTCTTTAAATAAAGAGTTATATCACCTCtcttatgtgtttgtgtgtttggggtaAACTTTACAGGGAAAATAGCACAGGAAAcagcattgttgttgttatatgtgGCTCAGTGTGTGCACCCACCAAACTATCTAAAGCATGCTACCTGGCTAACCTTTTGCATGTGGAGTGAGTGATGGTGTGATGTGCTACTGTGGTGTGTTACCAGTGGCAGGGGAAACTGCCACAGACTTTAGATCCTGTGTCTCTGAGCTGGAATGATGGCTACTCCTCAAGAAAAGGCATAATGTGTATCGTGGTTTATTGGGATGGCCCAATTCCCTGGCCACCTCGTTCACCAGATATCACTCCCCTGGACTTCTTTCTATGGGGTTATGTTATAGATATCGTGTATGGAACAAAGATAcgggacatcaacgacctgaagcaaaagatcactgatgccattgccaccattgatgaagCTCTGCTagagcgaacatggcaagaaatagAGTACTGTCTTGATGTGATTCGTgaaactaatggtgcccatatagaggtgtattaaatgaggcaaaaaaaaccctcaatatctactcctcattttgtaataatttccacagatttgtctattcatttgcttttgtaatacatttattaaattGTAAatagactttatggacaccgtGTATTTACCCACaacagagttttttttaattgcacctTATCAAGTCGGGGGTTAATCATCAACAATGTTTACTGacacagcactttttaaaaGACCTGTTTTGCTTCACAACAATGTGGCATAGAAATAAAAGACATGCATTTGGGATATTGGAagatttattgtatttctgtcaGAGCACTTAAAATTTTGCATGACAGCATAACTTACAGGTGTGGAatactttataaataaatgacgGTGCATTAAAATGAAGCAGGAGTAAGCAAGATTGTCTTATTTTGTTAAATGCCTGTTGCCTCGACTCCTCTCTTCTCAAgtttcttcctcacctccttgTCCTCATATTTCCCATGGGCAGGACTAAGACGCAAGGAGAGGAAGCGAGTAGAGGAATTGAGGATGtacaacaaagaaatgcaaacagagaagtgacacacacactccatacaCTGAGAGACAAGGGGAAACACAAGATCAGACGGGGATCATGACAAAAAAGTCTTGGACTGAAGGCAGAGGGCTGAAATGTCCTCCAAAATAAAGCCATCGCCTTTCAGCTCCCCTCTCTCAGGCCACACTGCTGACTGACTTACAACAGGATTGGACTGACCAATTACAGTGTAATAAAAAGCTGATAACACAAGTGAAAGTGCAAAAAACATAAAGCATAACGCATCTTGCCTCCACAACAAAGGGCAAAATCATTGGGAGGTTCTCAGTATCACACAACCTGGACTTCTTGTCTTTTAGTGGTTTATCATTTTTGAATACACTAATAAACTtgtcagttcagtttcatttaGTCTGTCATTTGCAAAGGCTGTGATATTTTATAAAGTTGTGATTTAACAACCGTTTCAAACACTGAGATTTATGATATCAAATATTCCAAAAAAGCTGTGAAATATATTGCAGTGGTGAAGTGACTATTTCTTTGATTATTCTATTTTTTCGAAATATAATGGCCAGATTTCAGTTTAATGCTGAAGTCTATAAGCTACCACAAAACAATCTCCtgctgataaaaaaataaataaaaatgacatgtcagtgtttttactgttaATAATTAACCTGTGACCGAGGTAATTAAAATTGAAAGTAGAATTTGACATTGCTGAACAGACTTGAGACGCCATTACAGGGTACAGGGGACCTCTCCTGGAAAATAAACCATGTTTGAAGGATTATAAGCAGAAAGTACAAGAAGAGGTGATTTGGTGAGTCGTGCTGCTGAAAGATACTTTGGATACCAAAGGAAATGGCTGGGAAAATTGTTCTTTTTGAAAGTTATTTGAACTGCCATGTGTGTGCAAAGACTTTCAGAGATCCTGTGTCTCTGAGCTGCCAACACAGCTTCTGTTCCAGCTGCCTGAAACAATTCTgggaacaaagcaaaaacaaaaactgtcccatttgtaaaagaaaacCCTCAAATGATAATATAAATGTGAACTTTACTCTGAAGGAATTGGCTGACTCCTTTGCTGGGAGACAGAaagctgagacagaaaaaggagaggagaaagtggaggTGGTGTGTAGAGAACATAAAGCAGAGCGTAAATGGTTCTGTAGGAACGaacagagagctgtgtgtgctgtctgtgaGTTCCCTCTCCACCACGGTCACAAGGTGGTTCCTATAGAAGAAGCAGTCAGTGAGCTGAAGGAGCAGCTGAAATCTGACTTGAAGTCTCTACAGGACAAGAAGAACAAATGCAAAGAAGTTAAAAAATTATACAAAGAAATGGGTGAACTCTTCAAGAAGCAGCTGGTggccacagagaggcagatcAGAGCAGAGTTCAACAAGCTTCACCAGTtcctgaaagaggaagaggaggccagactggcagctctgagggaggaagaggagcgcaAGAGAAAGACTGTCACcagaaagatgaagatgattgaGGAGAAGATCTCCTCTCTGTCAGACATCATCTCTGCTGTTGAAAAAgacctgcagaaacacaatgtGCCGTTCCTCAGCAGTTATAAAAGCAGTCAGAGCAGCGCCAGAGCCCAGTGCTCACAGCCGGATCCACAACTGGTCTCAGGAGCGCTGATAGAtgtggccaaacacctgggcaacctgtCCTTCAGAGTCTGGGAGAAGATGAAGGACAAGGTCAAGTTCAGTCCCGTCATCCTGGACCCAAACACTGCAAGTCCCTGGCTCTATTTGTCTGATGACCTGACCAGTGTGAGACACGGAGACACAAAGCAGAAACTCCCTGACAACCCAGAGAGAAACATAAACTATGCCACTGTCCTGGGCTCTGAG from Myripristis murdjan chromosome 9, fMyrMur1.1, whole genome shotgun sequence encodes:
- the LOC115364994 gene encoding zinc-binding protein A33-like; this translates as MAGKIVLFESYLNCHVCAKTFRDPVSLSCQHSFCSSCLKQFWEQSKNKNCPICKRKPSNDNINVNFTLKELADSFAGRQKAETEKGEEKVEVVCREHKAERKWFCRNEQRAVCAVCEFPLHHGHKVVPIEEAVSELKEQLKSDLKSLQDKKNKCKEVKKLYKEMGELFKKQLVATERQIRAEFNKLHQFLKEEEEARLAALREEEERKRKTVTRKMKMIEEKISSLSDIISAVEKDLQKHNVPFLSSYKSSQSSARAQCSQPDPQLVSGALIDVAKHLGNLSFRVWEKMKDKVKFSPVILDPNTASPWLYLSDDLTSVRHGDTKQKLPDNPERNINYATVLGSEGFSSGKHSWEVEVGDLPHWNVGLAKESVDRKGELIASPKYGIWCLVHDSGKYSDVLGNTVTVNKRLQRIRVQLDYDRGKVSFYDSDDMTNICNHRDTFTEKLYPYFSVGEAADAKIKHIKVLQTEPSVILQ